A single Brienomyrus brachyistius isolate T26 chromosome 11, BBRACH_0.4, whole genome shotgun sequence DNA region contains:
- the rrad gene encoding GTP-binding protein RAD, which yields MTLNKTDKLRSMDKRRGSTPFPIHLQNLHRRSMPVDDRELQSTVPLVQAAELSNFTRCSSYSPGEPHRDSCVSDSSDSVISSGSDSDGQVHKVVLLGEHGVGKSSLARIFGGVEENHESDEAGNMYDRSIIVDDEEASILLYDVWEQDNSQWLREQCMRMGDAYIIVYSVTDKASFEKASELRIQLRRARQSENIPIILVGNKSDLVRSREVSVDEGRACAVVFDCKFIETSASLHHNVQDLFEGIVRQIRLRKDSKEENARRQANSKRRESIGKKAKRFLGRMVARKNKKMAFRQKSKSCHDLSVL from the exons ATGACGCTGAACAAAACGGACAAACTGCGGAGCATGGACAAGCGGCGAGGGAGCACTCCCTTCCCCATCCACCTACAGAACCTGCACCGGAGAAGCATGCCCGTGGACGACCGGGAGCTGCAGTCTACAGTACCCTTGGTGCAAGCCGCAGAGCTGTCAAACTTCACCCGCTGCTCCTCGTACAGCCCCGGCGAGCCACACCGGGACAGCTGCGTCTCGGATTCATCCGACTCTGTCATCTCATCCGGGAGCGACTCCGATGGACAGGTTCACAAAGTGGTGCTGCTGGGCGAGCACGGCGTGGGCAAATCCAGCCTGGCACGGATCTTCGGTGGGGTTGAGGAGAATCACGAGTCGGATGAAGCAG GGAACATGTACGACAGATCTATTATTGTGGATGATGAGGAGGCCTCCATTCTCTTGTACGACGTTTGGGAGCAG GATAACAGCCAGTGGCTGAGGGAGCAGTGCATGCGGATGGGCGACGCATATATCATCGTGTACTCCGTGACGGACAAGGCCAGCTTCGAGAAGGCGTCCGAGCTGCGGATCCAGCTGCGCAGGGCCAGGCAGTCGGAGAACATACCCATCATCCTCGTCGGGAACAAGAGTGACTTGGTGCGCTCCAGAGAAGTGTCAGTTGACG AGGGCCGTGCCTGTGCCGTGGTCTTCGACTGCAAGTTCATCGAGACGTCCGCCTCCTTGCACCACAACGTTCAGGATCTGTTTGAGGGAATTGTCCGGCAGATCCGCCTGCGCAAGGACAGCAAGGAGGAGAACGCACGGAGACAGGCCAATAGCAAGCGGCGCGAGAGCATCGGCAAGAAGGCCAAGCGCTTCCTCGGCCGCATGGTGGCCCGGAAAAACAAGAAGATGGCCTTCCGGCAGAAGTCAAAGTCCTGCCATGATCTCTCAGTCCTCTGA
- the ciao2b gene encoding cytosolic iron-sulfur assembly component 2B isoform X1: MSGGTLLENANPLIFQRSGERPVTLEEEDENFADPIDDREVFDILAVLPTDQVMTPNVLVYAVYPRDAYHTTLHLIRSINDPEHPLSLEELNVVEEMRVHVNDQASTVGVEFTPTIPHCSMATLIGLSIKVKLLRSLPDRFKIDVHITPGTHTAEEAVNKQLADKERVAAALENSHLLEVVNHCLNTKSA; encoded by the exons ATGTCGGGGGGTACGCTCTTGGAGAACGCAAACCCGCTTATCTTTCAGCGGTCTGGGGAAAGGCCGGTTACTctagaggaagaggatgaaaacTTTGCAGATCCCATCGATGACAGGGAGGTTTTCGATATCCTTGCTGTTTTACCCACGGACCAAGTTATGACGCCGAATGTTTTAGTATATGCCGTGTATCCACGTGATGCATATCATACTACG TTACACCTTATCAGGTCCATAAATGACCCCGAACATCCGCTTTCACTCGAGGAGCTCAATGTTGTGGAGGAGATGAGAGTTCAT GTCAATGACCAGGCGAGTACAGTCGGAGTGGAGTTCACGCCCACGATCCCCCACTGCAGCATGGCTACCCTGATTGGCCTGTCCATCAAAGTCAAACTGCTGAGATCACTGCCTGATCGATTCAAG ATTGATGTACACATCACACCTGGAACTCACACTGCGGAGGAAGCAG TTAACAAGCAGCTTGCAGATAAGGAAAGAGTTGCTGCAGCTTTGGAGAACTCGCATCTGCTAGAGGTGGTGAACCACTGCCTCAACACCAAGTCAGCGTGA
- the ciao2b gene encoding cytosolic iron-sulfur assembly component 2B isoform X2: MSGGTLLENANPLIFQRSGERPVTLEEEDENFADPIDDREVFDLIRSINDPEHPLSLEELNVVEEMRVHVNDQASTVGVEFTPTIPHCSMATLIGLSIKVKLLRSLPDRFKIDVHITPGTHTAEEAVNKQLADKERVAAALENSHLLEVVNHCLNTKSA, translated from the exons ATGTCGGGGGGTACGCTCTTGGAGAACGCAAACCCGCTTATCTTTCAGCGGTCTGGGGAAAGGCCGGTTACTctagaggaagaggatgaaaacTTTGCAGATCCCATCGATGACAGGGAGGTTTTCG ACCTTATCAGGTCCATAAATGACCCCGAACATCCGCTTTCACTCGAGGAGCTCAATGTTGTGGAGGAGATGAGAGTTCAT GTCAATGACCAGGCGAGTACAGTCGGAGTGGAGTTCACGCCCACGATCCCCCACTGCAGCATGGCTACCCTGATTGGCCTGTCCATCAAAGTCAAACTGCTGAGATCACTGCCTGATCGATTCAAG ATTGATGTACACATCACACCTGGAACTCACACTGCGGAGGAAGCAG TTAACAAGCAGCTTGCAGATAAGGAAAGAGTTGCTGCAGCTTTGGAGAACTCGCATCTGCTAGAGGTGGTGAACCACTGCCTCAACACCAAGTCAGCGTGA